The Mercurialis annua linkage group LG2, ddMerAnnu1.2, whole genome shotgun sequence genome contains a region encoding:
- the LOC126668375 gene encoding uncharacterized protein LOC126668375 — MTGTFNAPSRHGSSFSFGGSSSSTSGYRGKGRGQPSRPALMSSGRGGYTSTGFDNRQQPTRLVSVGSTPVCANCGRVYSGECWGRNPIMCYNCRQPSHIVRDCPLRRGILEKSQAMG; from the coding sequence atgactGGGACTTTTAATGCTCCTTCAAGACATGGTAGTTCCTTTTCTTTTGGAGGATCAAGTTCAAGTACTAGTGGCTATAGAGGAAAGGGAAGAGGTCAGCCGAGTAGGCCAGCCTTAATGTCATCTGGCAGAGGTGGATATACATCTACTGGGTTTGATAATAGACAACAACCAACAAGATTAGTTAGTGTAGGATCCACCCCAGTGTGTGCAAATTGTGGTAGAGTATATTCAGGGGAGTGCTGGGGAAGAAACCCTATTATGTGTTATAATTGTCGTCAACCTAGCCATATTGTTAGAGATTGTCCACTCAGGAGAGGTATACTTGAAAAATCTCAAGCTATGGGTTAG